Proteins from one Chaetodon auriga isolate fChaAug3 chromosome 19, fChaAug3.hap1, whole genome shotgun sequence genomic window:
- the dennd1a gene encoding DENN domain-containing protein 1A isoform X2, which translates to MGSRIKESPESTFEVYLEVAHSGTCSSGPEVRRQYPEDYTDQETIQTVPKFCFPFSMDRLTVSQVGQNFTFVLTDIESKQRFGFCRLSSGAHTCYCILSYLPWFEVFYKLLNILADYTIKGQESQWQELLVSLHTLPIPEPGVPVHLGVHSFFTVPDTEELPSIPENRNLTEYFVAVDVNNMLHLYASMLYERRILICCSKLSTLTACVHGSAAMLYPMHWQHVYIPVLPQHLLDYCCAPMPYLIGVHSSLMEKVRGLALDDVVVLNVDTNTLETPYDDLQSLPNDVVSSLKSRLKKVSTTTGDGVARAFLKSQAALFGSYRNALQIESGEPITFSEEIFVNHRSNAMRQFLQNAIQLQFFKQFIDGRLDLLNSGEGFSDIFEEEINMGEYAGSDKTYHQWLFTVKKGGGAIFNTVKTKANPAMKTVYKFAKDHAKMRIKEVKSRLKQKEQAENGFSTAGSAVIDDDNRVGFTSFTSAVSREGPLRTLDDQRPITVHFGQARPPMLLKRPSSNVSLESSVDHSIRPTRHYTVFLSEDSSGDELQYDDDSISGFPDSFLFSVPFEWSPLPQPYRSLKEVELMEGDDPAFGAESHTAPPSPVNEKFSNVNLLGDIFGCQDEPDSQPMTLAKSLEDLRTPKDSEELQMKFTYQRMDLSASEHSRTLPGLKLSNPYNKLWSIGQDETALPVGVPPLCDRPPSVQLQVQTETHSPSRESSGPGPDRLELSTPSNITIPRPHGRKTPELGSVLAPPVAQSRSKTAGAGEGGTTSGGQEFRQALSMTTDGDLLKPSKGPGDSIDLISLLDPLNSSATTSSTSLSDGVDIAGSSSTCKPTLPPRPYPQGLPPFPLHSHISLNPFAQSLQHTSPQMHYSPTVSGNPFNAVYGPPAGSYLHTPPQPQSFSTLPGLYRQHSPGSSTLPPSYGLLQSAFPSSVTSLPHSSASNHALSSLADSSVPCTAMNTLAKPLRAEGETQVTQDPFGDLVTMAKPATPQKKKVEDLRRRWETFD; encoded by the exons CGAGTCCACTTTTGAGGTGTATTTGGAGGTAGCCCATTCAGGCACATGCAGCTCTG GGCCAGAGGTGCGAAGACAGTACCCTGAAGACTACACAGATCAg GAAACTATCCAGACTGTGCCCAAGTTCTGCTTCCCTTTCAGCAtggacag GCTGACAGTCAGCCAGGTTGGCCAGAACTTCACATTTGTGTTGACTGACATTGAGAGCAAACAGAGATTTGGCTTCTGTCGCCTCTCCTCGGGTGCCCACACATGTTACTGTATTCTcag ctaTCTGCCCTGGTTTGAAGTTTTCTACAAGCTGCTTAATATCCTGGCGGACTACACCATCAAAGGCCAG GAAAGCCAGTGGCAAGAGCTCCTGGTGTCACTACACACACTCCCTATCCCTGAACCTGGAGTCCCTGTTCATCTTGGTGTG cATTCATTCTTCACTGTGCCTGACACAGAGGAACTCCCCAGCATACCTGAGAAT AGAAACCTAACAGAGTACTTTGTAGCAGTAGATGTCAATAACATGCTTCACCTGTATGCTAGTATGCTTTATGAACGTCGAATCCTCATCTGCTGTAGCAAACTAAGCACT TTAACAGCTTGTGTCCATGGGTCTGCAGCCATGTTGTATCCAATGCACTGGCAACATGTTTACATTCCTGTCCTGCCTCAACATCTGTTAGACTACTGCTG TGCCCCTATGCCCTACCTCATCGGAGTACATTCCAGCCTGATGGAG AAAGTTCGAGGGTTGGCTCTAGATGATGTGGTGGTCCTGAATGTGGACACAAATACCCTGGAAACCCCCTATGATGACCTCCAAAGCCTACCCAATGATGTG GTTTCATCTTTAAAAAGTCGACTGAAGAAGGTTTCAACAACAACTGGGGACGGTGTGGCTCGAGCCTTCCTCAAGAGTCAGGCGGCTCTGTTCGGCAGCTACAGAAATGCTCTGCAGATTGAGTCG GGTGAGCCAATAACATTCAGTGAGGAAATCTTTGTGAACCATCGTTCCAATGCCATGAGGCAGTTCCTCCAGAATGCCATCCAGCTGCAGTTCTTcaaacag TTCATTGATGGCCGTTTGGACCTGTTGAACTCAGGAGAAGGTTTCAGTGACATCTTTGAGGAGGAGATCAACATGGGTGAATATGCGG gcAGTGACAAAACCTACCACCAGTGGCTGTTCACTGTGAAG AAAGGGGGCGGGGCTATCTTCAACACAGTGAAGACCAAGGCAAACCCAGCCATGAAGACCGTTTACAAGTTT GCTAAGGACCATGCAAAAATGCGTATAAAGGAAGTCAAGAGCCGGCTGAAGCAGAAG GAGCAGGCAGAAAATGGCTTCTCTACAGCAGGGTCAGCAGTCATCGATGATGACAACAGAGTGGGCTTTACCTCTTTCACCAGTGCAGTCAGTAGGGAGGGGCCTCTGCGCACCTTGGATGATCAGAGGCCAATCACTGTGCACTTTGGACAG GCTCGGCCACCAATGCTGTTGAAGAGACCGAGCAGCAATGTGAGTCTGGAAAGCAGCGTTGACCA CTCTATCCGTCCTACTCGTCACTACACAGTTTTTCTCTCTGAGGATTCGTCCGGAGACGAGCTCCAGTATGATGATGACTCCATCTCTGGGTTTCCTGACAGCTTTCTCTTCTCCGTCCCTTTTGAGTGGTCGCCTCT GCCTCAGCCATACCGCTCCCTGAAGGAGGTTGAGTTGATGGAAGGGGACGACCCTGCTTTTGGGGCAGAAAGTCACACTGCCCCTCCCAGTCCAGTTAATGAGAAGTTCTCcaatgtcaacctgctgggtGACATCTTCGGTTGCCAGGATGAGCCTGACAGCCAACCAATGACCTTGGCTAAAAGTCTCGAGGACCTGAGGACTCCCAAAGATTCTGAGGAGCTACAAATGAAGTTCACCTACCAG CGGATGGACTTGAGTGCCAGCGAACACTCTCGAACGCTTCCAGGCCTCAAGCTCTCCAACCCTTACAATAAACTGTGGAGTATAGGGCAGGATGAAACAGCCTTGCCCGTTGGCGTCCCTCCTCTCTGCGACAGACCTCCGTCTGTCCAACTTCAAGTGCAGACAGAAACCCACTCTCCAAGCCGAGAAAGCTCCGGCCCGGGCCCAGACCGTTTGGAGCTTTCCACCCCCAGTAACATCACCATTCCACGCCCCCATGGAAGGAAGACGCCTGAGCTTGGTAGTGTCTTGGCACCCCCCGTGGCTCAGTCACGCTCTAAaacagcaggagctggtgaagGAGGGACTACATCAGGAGGACAAGAGTTTAGGCAAGCCCTAAGCATGACCACAGATGGAGACCTGCTGAAGCCCAGCAAGGGCCCTGGGGACAGTATAGATCTGATAAGCCTTCTAGACCCCCTTAACagctcagcaacaaccagttcCACTTCACTGAGTGACGGGGTAGATATTGCTGGTTCGTCATCTACCTGCAAACCAACACTACCACCCAGGCCTTACCCACAGGGCTTGCCCCCTTTCCCACTGCATTCTCACATATCGCTCAACCCTTTTGCCCAATCTTTGCAGCACACCTCCCCCCAAATGCATTACTCACCGACTGTAAGTGGAAATCCCTTCAATGCAGTCTACGGGCCTCCAGCAGGCTCTTACTTACACACTCCACCCCAGCCACAGTCCTTTTCTACACTACCGGGGCTCTATAGACAGCATTCGCCAGGCAGTTCAACCCTGCCACCTAGCTATGGACTGCTCCAGTCAGCCTTCCCCTCCTCAGTCACatccctccctcactcctctgcCAGCAATCACGCTCTTTCTAGCCTGGCGGACTCGTCTGTTCCCTGTACAGCCATGAATACACTGGCAAAGCCACTTCGTGCTGAGGGAGAGACCCAGGTGACTCAGGATCCTTTTGGGGATCTGGTGACTATGGCCAAGCCAGCTACACCCCAAAAAAAGAAGGTGGAGGACCTTCGGAGGAGGTGGGAAACATTTGACTAA
- the dennd1a gene encoding DENN domain-containing protein 1A isoform X4, translating into MGSRIKESPESTFEVYLEVAHSGTCSSGPEVRRQYPEDYTDQETIQTVPKFCFPFSMDRLTVSQVGQNFTFVLTDIESKQRFGFCRLSSGAHTCYCILSYLPWFEVFYKLLNILADYTIKGQESQWQELLVSLHTLPIPEPGVPVHLGVHSFFTVPDTEELPSIPENRNLTEYFVAVDVNNMLHLYASMLYERRILICCSKLSTLTACVHGSAAMLYPMHWQHVYIPVLPQHLLDYCCAPMPYLIGVHSSLMEKVRGLALDDVVVLNVDTNTLETPYDDLQSLPNDVVSSLKSRLKKVSTTTGDGVARAFLKSQAALFGSYRNALQIESGEPITFSEEIFVNHRSNAMRQFLQNAIQLQFFKQFIDGRLDLLNSGEGFSDIFEEEINMGEYAGSDKTYHQWLFTVKKGGGAIFNTVKTKANPAMKTVYKFAKDHAKMRIKEVKSRLKQKEQAENGFSTAGSAVIDDDNRVGFTSFTSAVSREGPLRTLDDQRPITVHFGQARPPMLLKRPSSNVSLESSVDQPQPYRSLKEVELMEGDDPAFGAESHTAPPSPVNEKFSNVNLLGDIFGCQDEPDSQPMTLAKSLEDLRTPKDSEELQMKFTYQRMDLSASEHSRTLPGLKLSNPYNKLWSIGQDETALPVGVPPLCDRPPSVQLQVQTETHSPSRESSGPGPDRLELSTPSNITIPRPHGRKTPELGSVLAPPVAQSRSKTAGAGEGGTTSGGQEFRQALSMTTDGDLLKPSKGPGDSIDLISLLDPLNSSATTSSTSLSDGVDIAGSSSTCKPTLPPRPYPQGLPPFPLHSHISLNPFAQSLQHTSPQMHYSPTVSGNPFNAVYGPPAGSYLHTPPQPQSFSTLPGLYRQHSPGSSTLPPSYGLLQSAFPSSVTSLPHSSASNHALSSLADSSVPCTAMNTLAKPLRAEGETQVTQDPFGDLVTMAKPATPQKKKVEDLRRRWETFD; encoded by the exons CGAGTCCACTTTTGAGGTGTATTTGGAGGTAGCCCATTCAGGCACATGCAGCTCTG GGCCAGAGGTGCGAAGACAGTACCCTGAAGACTACACAGATCAg GAAACTATCCAGACTGTGCCCAAGTTCTGCTTCCCTTTCAGCAtggacag GCTGACAGTCAGCCAGGTTGGCCAGAACTTCACATTTGTGTTGACTGACATTGAGAGCAAACAGAGATTTGGCTTCTGTCGCCTCTCCTCGGGTGCCCACACATGTTACTGTATTCTcag ctaTCTGCCCTGGTTTGAAGTTTTCTACAAGCTGCTTAATATCCTGGCGGACTACACCATCAAAGGCCAG GAAAGCCAGTGGCAAGAGCTCCTGGTGTCACTACACACACTCCCTATCCCTGAACCTGGAGTCCCTGTTCATCTTGGTGTG cATTCATTCTTCACTGTGCCTGACACAGAGGAACTCCCCAGCATACCTGAGAAT AGAAACCTAACAGAGTACTTTGTAGCAGTAGATGTCAATAACATGCTTCACCTGTATGCTAGTATGCTTTATGAACGTCGAATCCTCATCTGCTGTAGCAAACTAAGCACT TTAACAGCTTGTGTCCATGGGTCTGCAGCCATGTTGTATCCAATGCACTGGCAACATGTTTACATTCCTGTCCTGCCTCAACATCTGTTAGACTACTGCTG TGCCCCTATGCCCTACCTCATCGGAGTACATTCCAGCCTGATGGAG AAAGTTCGAGGGTTGGCTCTAGATGATGTGGTGGTCCTGAATGTGGACACAAATACCCTGGAAACCCCCTATGATGACCTCCAAAGCCTACCCAATGATGTG GTTTCATCTTTAAAAAGTCGACTGAAGAAGGTTTCAACAACAACTGGGGACGGTGTGGCTCGAGCCTTCCTCAAGAGTCAGGCGGCTCTGTTCGGCAGCTACAGAAATGCTCTGCAGATTGAGTCG GGTGAGCCAATAACATTCAGTGAGGAAATCTTTGTGAACCATCGTTCCAATGCCATGAGGCAGTTCCTCCAGAATGCCATCCAGCTGCAGTTCTTcaaacag TTCATTGATGGCCGTTTGGACCTGTTGAACTCAGGAGAAGGTTTCAGTGACATCTTTGAGGAGGAGATCAACATGGGTGAATATGCGG gcAGTGACAAAACCTACCACCAGTGGCTGTTCACTGTGAAG AAAGGGGGCGGGGCTATCTTCAACACAGTGAAGACCAAGGCAAACCCAGCCATGAAGACCGTTTACAAGTTT GCTAAGGACCATGCAAAAATGCGTATAAAGGAAGTCAAGAGCCGGCTGAAGCAGAAG GAGCAGGCAGAAAATGGCTTCTCTACAGCAGGGTCAGCAGTCATCGATGATGACAACAGAGTGGGCTTTACCTCTTTCACCAGTGCAGTCAGTAGGGAGGGGCCTCTGCGCACCTTGGATGATCAGAGGCCAATCACTGTGCACTTTGGACAG GCTCGGCCACCAATGCTGTTGAAGAGACCGAGCAGCAATGTGAGTCTGGAAAGCAGCGTTGACCA GCCTCAGCCATACCGCTCCCTGAAGGAGGTTGAGTTGATGGAAGGGGACGACCCTGCTTTTGGGGCAGAAAGTCACACTGCCCCTCCCAGTCCAGTTAATGAGAAGTTCTCcaatgtcaacctgctgggtGACATCTTCGGTTGCCAGGATGAGCCTGACAGCCAACCAATGACCTTGGCTAAAAGTCTCGAGGACCTGAGGACTCCCAAAGATTCTGAGGAGCTACAAATGAAGTTCACCTACCAG CGGATGGACTTGAGTGCCAGCGAACACTCTCGAACGCTTCCAGGCCTCAAGCTCTCCAACCCTTACAATAAACTGTGGAGTATAGGGCAGGATGAAACAGCCTTGCCCGTTGGCGTCCCTCCTCTCTGCGACAGACCTCCGTCTGTCCAACTTCAAGTGCAGACAGAAACCCACTCTCCAAGCCGAGAAAGCTCCGGCCCGGGCCCAGACCGTTTGGAGCTTTCCACCCCCAGTAACATCACCATTCCACGCCCCCATGGAAGGAAGACGCCTGAGCTTGGTAGTGTCTTGGCACCCCCCGTGGCTCAGTCACGCTCTAAaacagcaggagctggtgaagGAGGGACTACATCAGGAGGACAAGAGTTTAGGCAAGCCCTAAGCATGACCACAGATGGAGACCTGCTGAAGCCCAGCAAGGGCCCTGGGGACAGTATAGATCTGATAAGCCTTCTAGACCCCCTTAACagctcagcaacaaccagttcCACTTCACTGAGTGACGGGGTAGATATTGCTGGTTCGTCATCTACCTGCAAACCAACACTACCACCCAGGCCTTACCCACAGGGCTTGCCCCCTTTCCCACTGCATTCTCACATATCGCTCAACCCTTTTGCCCAATCTTTGCAGCACACCTCCCCCCAAATGCATTACTCACCGACTGTAAGTGGAAATCCCTTCAATGCAGTCTACGGGCCTCCAGCAGGCTCTTACTTACACACTCCACCCCAGCCACAGTCCTTTTCTACACTACCGGGGCTCTATAGACAGCATTCGCCAGGCAGTTCAACCCTGCCACCTAGCTATGGACTGCTCCAGTCAGCCTTCCCCTCCTCAGTCACatccctccctcactcctctgcCAGCAATCACGCTCTTTCTAGCCTGGCGGACTCGTCTGTTCCCTGTACAGCCATGAATACACTGGCAAAGCCACTTCGTGCTGAGGGAGAGACCCAGGTGACTCAGGATCCTTTTGGGGATCTGGTGACTATGGCCAAGCCAGCTACACCCCAAAAAAAGAAGGTGGAGGACCTTCGGAGGAGGTGGGAAACATTTGACTAA
- the dennd1a gene encoding DENN domain-containing protein 1A isoform X1 yields MGSRIKESPESTFEVYLEVAHSGTCSSGPEVRRQYPEDYTDQETIQTVPKFCFPFSMDRLTVSQVGQNFTFVLTDIESKQRFGFCRLSSGAHTCYCILSYLPWFEVFYKLLNILADYTIKGQESQWQELLVSLHTLPIPEPGVPVHLGVHSFFTVPDTEELPSIPENRNLTEYFVAVDVNNMLHLYASMLYERRILICCSKLSTLTACVHGSAAMLYPMHWQHVYIPVLPQHLLDYCCAPMPYLIGVHSSLMEKVRGLALDDVVVLNVDTNTLETPYDDLQSLPNDVVSSLKSRLKKVSTTTGDGVARAFLKSQAALFGSYRNALQIESGEPITFSEEIFVNHRSNAMRQFLQNAIQLQFFKQFIDGRLDLLNSGEGFSDIFEEEINMGEYAGSDKTYHQWLFTVKKGGGAIFNTVKTKANPAMKTVYKFAKDHAKMRIKEVKSRLKQKEQAENGFSTAGSAVIDDDNRVGFTSFTSAVSREGPLRTLDDQRPITVHFGQVSRNEARPPMLLKRPSSNVSLESSVDHSIRPTRHYTVFLSEDSSGDELQYDDDSISGFPDSFLFSVPFEWSPLPQPYRSLKEVELMEGDDPAFGAESHTAPPSPVNEKFSNVNLLGDIFGCQDEPDSQPMTLAKSLEDLRTPKDSEELQMKFTYQRMDLSASEHSRTLPGLKLSNPYNKLWSIGQDETALPVGVPPLCDRPPSVQLQVQTETHSPSRESSGPGPDRLELSTPSNITIPRPHGRKTPELGSVLAPPVAQSRSKTAGAGEGGTTSGGQEFRQALSMTTDGDLLKPSKGPGDSIDLISLLDPLNSSATTSSTSLSDGVDIAGSSSTCKPTLPPRPYPQGLPPFPLHSHISLNPFAQSLQHTSPQMHYSPTVSGNPFNAVYGPPAGSYLHTPPQPQSFSTLPGLYRQHSPGSSTLPPSYGLLQSAFPSSVTSLPHSSASNHALSSLADSSVPCTAMNTLAKPLRAEGETQVTQDPFGDLVTMAKPATPQKKKVEDLRRRWETFD; encoded by the exons CGAGTCCACTTTTGAGGTGTATTTGGAGGTAGCCCATTCAGGCACATGCAGCTCTG GGCCAGAGGTGCGAAGACAGTACCCTGAAGACTACACAGATCAg GAAACTATCCAGACTGTGCCCAAGTTCTGCTTCCCTTTCAGCAtggacag GCTGACAGTCAGCCAGGTTGGCCAGAACTTCACATTTGTGTTGACTGACATTGAGAGCAAACAGAGATTTGGCTTCTGTCGCCTCTCCTCGGGTGCCCACACATGTTACTGTATTCTcag ctaTCTGCCCTGGTTTGAAGTTTTCTACAAGCTGCTTAATATCCTGGCGGACTACACCATCAAAGGCCAG GAAAGCCAGTGGCAAGAGCTCCTGGTGTCACTACACACACTCCCTATCCCTGAACCTGGAGTCCCTGTTCATCTTGGTGTG cATTCATTCTTCACTGTGCCTGACACAGAGGAACTCCCCAGCATACCTGAGAAT AGAAACCTAACAGAGTACTTTGTAGCAGTAGATGTCAATAACATGCTTCACCTGTATGCTAGTATGCTTTATGAACGTCGAATCCTCATCTGCTGTAGCAAACTAAGCACT TTAACAGCTTGTGTCCATGGGTCTGCAGCCATGTTGTATCCAATGCACTGGCAACATGTTTACATTCCTGTCCTGCCTCAACATCTGTTAGACTACTGCTG TGCCCCTATGCCCTACCTCATCGGAGTACATTCCAGCCTGATGGAG AAAGTTCGAGGGTTGGCTCTAGATGATGTGGTGGTCCTGAATGTGGACACAAATACCCTGGAAACCCCCTATGATGACCTCCAAAGCCTACCCAATGATGTG GTTTCATCTTTAAAAAGTCGACTGAAGAAGGTTTCAACAACAACTGGGGACGGTGTGGCTCGAGCCTTCCTCAAGAGTCAGGCGGCTCTGTTCGGCAGCTACAGAAATGCTCTGCAGATTGAGTCG GGTGAGCCAATAACATTCAGTGAGGAAATCTTTGTGAACCATCGTTCCAATGCCATGAGGCAGTTCCTCCAGAATGCCATCCAGCTGCAGTTCTTcaaacag TTCATTGATGGCCGTTTGGACCTGTTGAACTCAGGAGAAGGTTTCAGTGACATCTTTGAGGAGGAGATCAACATGGGTGAATATGCGG gcAGTGACAAAACCTACCACCAGTGGCTGTTCACTGTGAAG AAAGGGGGCGGGGCTATCTTCAACACAGTGAAGACCAAGGCAAACCCAGCCATGAAGACCGTTTACAAGTTT GCTAAGGACCATGCAAAAATGCGTATAAAGGAAGTCAAGAGCCGGCTGAAGCAGAAG GAGCAGGCAGAAAATGGCTTCTCTACAGCAGGGTCAGCAGTCATCGATGATGACAACAGAGTGGGCTTTACCTCTTTCACCAGTGCAGTCAGTAGGGAGGGGCCTCTGCGCACCTTGGATGATCAGAGGCCAATCACTGTGCACTTTGGACAGGTGAGCAGGAATGAG GCTCGGCCACCAATGCTGTTGAAGAGACCGAGCAGCAATGTGAGTCTGGAAAGCAGCGTTGACCA CTCTATCCGTCCTACTCGTCACTACACAGTTTTTCTCTCTGAGGATTCGTCCGGAGACGAGCTCCAGTATGATGATGACTCCATCTCTGGGTTTCCTGACAGCTTTCTCTTCTCCGTCCCTTTTGAGTGGTCGCCTCT GCCTCAGCCATACCGCTCCCTGAAGGAGGTTGAGTTGATGGAAGGGGACGACCCTGCTTTTGGGGCAGAAAGTCACACTGCCCCTCCCAGTCCAGTTAATGAGAAGTTCTCcaatgtcaacctgctgggtGACATCTTCGGTTGCCAGGATGAGCCTGACAGCCAACCAATGACCTTGGCTAAAAGTCTCGAGGACCTGAGGACTCCCAAAGATTCTGAGGAGCTACAAATGAAGTTCACCTACCAG CGGATGGACTTGAGTGCCAGCGAACACTCTCGAACGCTTCCAGGCCTCAAGCTCTCCAACCCTTACAATAAACTGTGGAGTATAGGGCAGGATGAAACAGCCTTGCCCGTTGGCGTCCCTCCTCTCTGCGACAGACCTCCGTCTGTCCAACTTCAAGTGCAGACAGAAACCCACTCTCCAAGCCGAGAAAGCTCCGGCCCGGGCCCAGACCGTTTGGAGCTTTCCACCCCCAGTAACATCACCATTCCACGCCCCCATGGAAGGAAGACGCCTGAGCTTGGTAGTGTCTTGGCACCCCCCGTGGCTCAGTCACGCTCTAAaacagcaggagctggtgaagGAGGGACTACATCAGGAGGACAAGAGTTTAGGCAAGCCCTAAGCATGACCACAGATGGAGACCTGCTGAAGCCCAGCAAGGGCCCTGGGGACAGTATAGATCTGATAAGCCTTCTAGACCCCCTTAACagctcagcaacaaccagttcCACTTCACTGAGTGACGGGGTAGATATTGCTGGTTCGTCATCTACCTGCAAACCAACACTACCACCCAGGCCTTACCCACAGGGCTTGCCCCCTTTCCCACTGCATTCTCACATATCGCTCAACCCTTTTGCCCAATCTTTGCAGCACACCTCCCCCCAAATGCATTACTCACCGACTGTAAGTGGAAATCCCTTCAATGCAGTCTACGGGCCTCCAGCAGGCTCTTACTTACACACTCCACCCCAGCCACAGTCCTTTTCTACACTACCGGGGCTCTATAGACAGCATTCGCCAGGCAGTTCAACCCTGCCACCTAGCTATGGACTGCTCCAGTCAGCCTTCCCCTCCTCAGTCACatccctccctcactcctctgcCAGCAATCACGCTCTTTCTAGCCTGGCGGACTCGTCTGTTCCCTGTACAGCCATGAATACACTGGCAAAGCCACTTCGTGCTGAGGGAGAGACCCAGGTGACTCAGGATCCTTTTGGGGATCTGGTGACTATGGCCAAGCCAGCTACACCCCAAAAAAAGAAGGTGGAGGACCTTCGGAGGAGGTGGGAAACATTTGACTAA